From the genome of Actinomycetota bacterium:
GTACCTCGGCTACCTCGCCGCCTTGACCGAGCGCATCCACCTCGCATCGGGGATCTTCAACATCACCCCGCAGGTCAACCACCCCGTGCGCGTGGCCGAGCGCGTCGCCATGCTCGACCACCTCACGGAGGGACGGTTCGAGTTCGGGACGGGCCGGGGCGCGGGCAGCCTCGAGGTCACCGGCTTCGGCATCGAGGACAACAAGATCACCAAGGAGATCTGGGACGAGGTGATCTGGGAGTTCCCGAAGATGTGGGCGCAGGAGGACTACAGCTTCGACGGCAAGTGGTTCCAGCTGCCCGAGCGCAACGTGCTGCCCAAGCCGTTCACCAAGCCGCATCCGCCGATGTGGGTCGCCGCGGGCAACCCGCCGACGTTCGAGAAGGCCGCACGTCACGGCCTCGGCGTCCTGGGGTTCAACATGAGTCCGATCCGGGACATGGAGCCGATGGTGAAGGCCTACAAGGGGGCCATCGCGGAGGCGGAGCCGGTCGGGGCGTACATCAACGACAACGTCATGATCACCAACACCGCGCTGGTGCTCGAGGACGGGCAGAAGGCGCGCAAGATCGCGACCGACATGGGATCGGGA
Proteins encoded in this window:
- a CDS encoding LLM class flavin-dependent oxidoreductase, translating into LETALHHLGWELRGRRVVIQGFGKVGAVIARELVARGAKVVAVSVVAGGVMNDAGLDVDALLAWVSEHHFLEEYSHISANEVYLGYLAALTERIHLASGIFNITPQVNHPVRVAERVAMLDHLTEGRFEFGTGRGAGSLEVTGFGIEDNKITKEIWDEVIWEFPKMWAQEDYSFDGKWFQLPERNVLPKPFTKPHPPMWVAAGNPPTFEKAARHGLGVLGFNMSPIRDMEPMVKAYKGAIAEAEPVGAYINDNVMITNTALVLEDGQKARKIATDMGSGRHHSLVYRYHDTFPTPEYVPAWPATLPDPSDNAVMTLINEGYMLCGSPDEVTEQMEAYVEVGPDQLVFGLPIDMPIEAALETVQLFGEQVIPKFDSDPVHRSTRNREAAVGAS